Proteins found in one Nostoc sp. NIES-3756 genomic segment:
- the tkt gene encoding transketolase, translated as MAVATQSLEELSINAIRFLAVDAIEKAKSGHPGLPMGAAPMAFVLWNRYMRYNPKNPKWFNRDRFVLSAGHGSMLQYALLYLTGYDSVSLDDIKQFRQWESKTPGHPENFMTAGVEVTTGPLGQGIANGVGLAIAEAHLAAKFNKPDAKIVDHYTYVILGDGCNMEGVSGEAASLAGHLGLGKLIALYDDNHISIDGSTDVAFTEDVSKRFEAYGWHVLHVKDGNTDLEGIAKAIEEAKAVTDKPTMIKVTTTIGYGSPNKANTAGVHGAALGGDEVGLTRQNLGWSYEPFVVPEDVLNYTRKAVERGASYEADWNKTFSDYKTKYAQEAAEFERYLSGKLADGWDKVLPTYTPEDKGVPTRKHSETCLNKLFAVVPELIGGSADLTHSNLTEIKGKGDFQKGQYQNPNIHFGVREHAMGAICNGIALHGSGLIPYGATFLIFTDYMRAAIRLSALSQAGSIWVMTHDSIGQGEDGPTHQPIETLASLRAIPNLTVIRPADGNETSGAYKVAIERAKHNNPTLLAFTRQNVPNLANTSIEGVNKGGYIVFGDDATPELIIIATGSEVSLAVTAAEKLTAEGKKVRVVSLPAWDLFEAQDAAYRESVLPKAVTKRLAVEAASSFGWHKYIGTEGDAVTIDRFGASAPGGVCLEKFGFTVDNVLAKAKQLLG; from the coding sequence ATGGCTGTTGCAACCCAATCCCTCGAAGAACTCTCTATTAATGCGATCCGTTTCTTGGCTGTTGATGCTATAGAAAAGGCAAAATCGGGACACCCAGGATTGCCGATGGGCGCGGCTCCAATGGCTTTTGTGCTATGGAATCGCTATATGCGGTACAACCCGAAAAATCCCAAGTGGTTCAACCGCGATCGCTTTGTTTTGTCTGCCGGTCATGGCTCGATGTTGCAGTACGCACTGCTTTATTTGACTGGCTACGACAGTGTAAGCCTTGATGACATCAAGCAATTCCGTCAGTGGGAATCAAAAACCCCTGGACACCCAGAAAACTTCATGACCGCAGGTGTAGAAGTTACCACAGGCCCACTAGGTCAAGGTATTGCCAATGGTGTTGGTTTAGCGATCGCGGAAGCTCACCTCGCGGCTAAGTTCAACAAACCCGATGCCAAGATTGTTGACCATTATACCTACGTAATTCTTGGTGATGGTTGCAACATGGAAGGCGTTTCCGGTGAAGCAGCTTCCTTGGCTGGACACTTGGGATTAGGTAAACTCATCGCTCTGTACGATGATAACCACATTTCCATCGATGGTTCTACCGACGTAGCATTTACCGAAGATGTTTCCAAGCGCTTTGAAGCCTACGGTTGGCACGTACTGCACGTTAAGGACGGTAATACCGATTTAGAAGGTATTGCTAAAGCTATTGAAGAAGCAAAAGCTGTCACCGATAAGCCCACCATGATTAAGGTGACAACTACTATCGGTTACGGTTCCCCCAATAAAGCCAACACGGCTGGTGTTCACGGTGCGGCTTTGGGTGGTGACGAAGTAGGATTAACCCGTCAAAACCTTGGTTGGTCTTACGAGCCATTTGTAGTTCCCGAAGATGTTCTTAACTACACCCGTAAAGCTGTAGAGCGCGGTGCAAGTTACGAAGCTGATTGGAATAAGACCTTCAGTGACTACAAAACCAAGTATGCCCAAGAAGCAGCCGAATTTGAGCGTTACCTAAGCGGCAAACTAGCTGATGGTTGGGATAAAGTTCTTCCCACCTACACCCCAGAAGATAAAGGTGTTCCCACCCGTAAGCACTCAGAAACCTGTCTCAACAAATTATTTGCGGTAGTTCCTGAACTCATAGGCGGTTCGGCTGACTTAACTCACTCCAACCTCACCGAAATCAAAGGTAAAGGCGACTTCCAAAAAGGACAATACCAAAACCCCAACATCCACTTCGGGGTGAGGGAACACGCAATGGGCGCAATTTGTAATGGTATTGCCTTACATGGTTCTGGCTTAATTCCTTACGGCGCTACTTTCCTAATCTTCACCGATTATATGCGTGCTGCCATCCGTTTATCTGCTTTGTCTCAAGCAGGTTCGATTTGGGTGATGACTCACGACTCCATAGGTCAAGGTGAAGACGGCCCCACTCACCAACCAATCGAAACCCTAGCTTCCCTACGCGCCATTCCTAACCTGACAGTAATTCGTCCCGCCGATGGTAATGAAACCTCTGGGGCTTACAAAGTGGCGATCGAAAGAGCAAAACACAACAATCCTACTTTGTTGGCATTCACTCGTCAAAACGTTCCCAACTTGGCAAACACCAGCATTGAAGGCGTAAACAAAGGTGGTTACATCGTGTTTGGCGATGATGCTACACCAGAATTAATCATCATTGCTACTGGTTCAGAAGTAAGCCTCGCTGTCACAGCAGCTGAGAAACTTACAGCAGAAGGTAAGAAAGTACGTGTTGTTTCCTTACCTGCTTGGGATTTATTTGAAGCACAAGATGCAGCTTATAGAGAGTCTGTTCTTCCTAAAGCTGTTACCAAGCGCTTGGCTGTAGAAGCTGCCAGTAGCTTCGGTTGGCATAAGTACATTGGCACAGAAGGCGATGCAGTCACAATTGATCGCTTTGGTGCTTCTGCTCCTGGCGGCGTTTGTTTAGAGAAGTTTGGCTTTACCGTTGATAATGTATTAGCTAAAGCTAAACAATTGTTGGGTTAA
- a CDS encoding NAD(P)H-quinone oxidoreductase subunit 4 produces MNAIEFPWLSAIIALPLVAALAIPIIPDKDGKTVRWYGLGVAIADFALMIAAFWHNYDFQNSGFQFVEKYAWVPQIGLNWSVAVDGLSMPLILLTGLINTLAIFAAWKVTNKPRLFYGLMLVMYSAQLGVFLAQDLLLFFLMWEIELVPVYLLISIWGGPKRRYAATKFIIYTAAASIFILVAGFALAFSGDTVTFDIAALGMKEYPKVIELLAYAGFLIAFGVKLPIFPLHTWLPDAHGEASAPGSMILAGVLLKMGGYALIRFNIEMLPDAHVYFAPVLAVLGVVNIVYGACCAFAQTNLKRRLAYSSIAHMGFVLIGLASYTEIGISGAMLQMVSHGLIAASLFFLTGVTYDRTHTLLMDKMGGIGKVMPKTFALYTAGAMASLALPGMSGFVGELMVFLGIASSDVYSSSFKVVVVLLSAVGVILTPIYLLSMLRQVFYGKQSQELHLDAFIADVKPRELFITASLLLPIIGIGLYPKLITQTYDVKTVEVAAHARQVLPVVAGQQPSSLYSQIFTAPTLANAQVEDLVNIAK; encoded by the coding sequence ATGAATGCTATAGAATTTCCGTGGCTGTCAGCCATAATTGCTTTACCCTTGGTGGCAGCCCTAGCCATCCCTATAATTCCAGATAAAGACGGTAAAACAGTTCGTTGGTATGGTTTAGGAGTTGCGATCGCTGATTTTGCCTTAATGATTGCCGCCTTTTGGCACAATTACGATTTTCAAAACTCCGGCTTTCAATTTGTAGAAAAATATGCTTGGGTTCCACAAATAGGTTTGAATTGGTCTGTAGCAGTTGACGGCTTATCGATGCCCTTAATTTTGTTAACAGGCTTAATCAACACACTCGCAATATTCGCGGCTTGGAAAGTAACCAACAAGCCGCGATTGTTTTATGGGTTGATGTTGGTGATGTACAGCGCCCAGTTGGGTGTGTTCCTTGCCCAAGACTTGTTGTTATTCTTCCTCATGTGGGAAATCGAGTTAGTTCCTGTCTACCTCTTGATTTCCATCTGGGGAGGCCCCAAACGTCGTTATGCAGCGACCAAGTTCATCATTTATACTGCTGCCGCTTCTATATTTATTCTCGTAGCCGGATTTGCCCTAGCATTCTCTGGAGATACAGTTACTTTTGATATTGCTGCTTTGGGAATGAAAGAATATCCCAAAGTAATTGAATTGTTAGCATATGCAGGATTTTTAATTGCCTTTGGTGTAAAACTACCAATCTTCCCCTTACACACCTGGCTACCTGATGCCCACGGTGAAGCATCTGCACCTGGTTCCATGATTCTGGCTGGTGTGTTGCTGAAAATGGGTGGTTATGCCTTAATTCGCTTCAACATCGAAATGTTGCCTGATGCTCATGTTTACTTTGCTCCTGTCTTAGCAGTCTTGGGTGTAGTTAACATTGTTTACGGTGCTTGTTGCGCCTTTGCTCAAACCAACCTCAAACGCCGCCTAGCTTATTCTTCAATTGCCCACATGGGCTTCGTACTAATCGGTCTAGCTTCCTATACAGAGATTGGTATTAGTGGAGCTATGCTACAGATGGTTTCCCACGGCTTGATTGCTGCTAGCTTGTTTTTCTTAACTGGTGTAACTTACGATCGTACCCACACCTTATTGATGGACAAAATGGGTGGTATCGGTAAAGTAATGCCCAAAACCTTCGCTCTCTACACAGCCGGCGCAATGGCTTCTTTAGCTTTACCCGGTATGAGTGGCTTCGTAGGGGAGTTGATGGTTTTCCTTGGTATTGCTTCCAGCGATGTTTACAGTTCCAGTTTTAAGGTTGTAGTTGTGCTGCTGTCAGCAGTGGGTGTAATTCTCACTCCCATCTACTTACTGTCGATGTTGCGTCAAGTATTCTATGGCAAACAAAGTCAAGAGTTACATCTTGATGCTTTCATTGCTGATGTTAAACCTCGTGAGTTGTTCATCACCGCTTCTCTCTTACTTCCCATCATCGGTATCGGTTTGTATCCCAAGTTGATCACCCAAACTTATGATGTGAAGACTGTAGAAGTTGCAGCCCACGCTCGTCAAGTGTTACCAGTTGTCGCAGGACAACAGCCATCAAGTCTGTACTCTCAGATTTTTACAGCACCAACTTTAGCTAATGCTCAGGTTGAAGATTTAGTTAATATTGCCAAGTAA
- the thrB gene encoding homoserine kinase translates to MSISSVTVKVPGTTANLGPGFDCIGAALTIYNQFQFTRQDESRLIIQVTGAEADRVQTDESNLIYQAFVKLHQYIDQPVPGVKIEIDLGVPLARGLGSSATAIVGGLVGANRLAGEPLSQAQVTDLAIAMEGHPDNVVPALLGGCRLAATGDAGWEICDVPWHSDVIPVVAIPDFELSTSEARRVLPTEYSRADAIFNTAHLGLLLRGLDTGKGEWLRVALQDKLHQPYRQALIPGYDAVNAAAIASGAYGMVISGAGPTLLALADVSHAQAVEVAMASAWQDVGIKAQVRSLALDTQGAI, encoded by the coding sequence ATGTCTATTTCTTCTGTCACGGTTAAGGTTCCCGGTACAACGGCTAATTTGGGGCCAGGTTTTGACTGCATCGGTGCAGCGTTAACTATATATAATCAGTTCCAGTTCACACGCCAAGATGAAAGCAGGTTAATTATTCAAGTCACAGGTGCGGAAGCTGACAGGGTGCAAACGGATGAGAGTAATTTAATTTATCAGGCGTTTGTCAAGTTACATCAATATATAGATCAGCCAGTGCCAGGGGTGAAAATAGAGATTGATTTAGGTGTACCATTGGCGCGGGGTTTGGGTAGTTCGGCTACGGCCATTGTTGGCGGTTTGGTGGGGGCGAATCGCTTGGCGGGTGAACCTTTGTCTCAGGCGCAGGTGACAGATTTGGCGATCGCAATGGAAGGACATCCAGATAATGTAGTCCCGGCTTTATTGGGGGGATGTCGTCTGGCGGCTACTGGTGATGCAGGTTGGGAAATTTGTGATGTTCCCTGGCATAGTGATGTTATTCCCGTAGTGGCGATTCCTGATTTTGAGTTATCCACATCTGAGGCACGGCGAGTTTTACCCACCGAATATAGTCGAGCAGATGCCATTTTTAACACTGCTCATTTGGGTTTATTATTGCGTGGTTTAGATACAGGTAAGGGAGAATGGTTAAGAGTAGCTTTACAAGATAAGCTGCATCAACCTTATCGCCAAGCTTTAATTCCTGGTTATGATGCTGTGAATGCGGCGGCGATCGCATCTGGTGCTTACGGTATGGTAATTAGTGGTGCGGGGCCGACGCTGTTAGCTTTAGCGGATGTATCCCATGCTCAAGCAGTAGAAGTTGCAATGGCTTCAGCTTGGCAGGATGTAGGAATTAAGGCCCAAGTGCGATCGCTTGCTCTCGATACTCAAGGCGCAATTTAA
- a CDS encoding type II toxin-antitoxin system PemK/MazF family toxin, whose amino-acid sequence MYRGEIWWANLPDTLGSEPGYRRPVLIIQDDTFNHSRISTVIVVIITSNIQLAEAPGNVLLPRETSGLPKNSVVNVSQILTIDKRFLIERIGALPDYLQEEVDEGLRIILYL is encoded by the coding sequence ATGTATCGGGGAGAAATTTGGTGGGCAAATCTACCTGATACATTAGGTTCTGAACCAGGTTATCGCCGTCCTGTTTTAATAATTCAAGACGATACATTTAATCACAGCCGTATTAGTACAGTAATAGTCGTAATTATTACATCAAATATTCAATTGGCGGAAGCCCCTGGCAACGTATTGTTACCCCGTGAGACATCGGGTTTACCTAAAAATTCTGTTGTTAACGTATCTCAAATTCTCACTATTGATAAAAGGTTCTTGATTGAACGTATCGGAGCATTACCAGATTACTTGCAAGAGGAAGTTGATGAAGGACTAAGAATAATCTTGTACCTTTAA
- the thrS gene encoding threonine--tRNA ligase yields MVQQPMSPNQDPNNQPEQPEKIYLPRTSESETLKKIRHTASHVMAMAVQKLFPKAQVTIGPWIENGFYYDFDNPEPFSDKDLKAIQKEMVKIINRKLPVIREEVSREEAQRRIQEIKEPYKLEILADIKQEPITIYHLGEDWWDLCAGPHVENTKELNPKAIELESVAGAYWRGDETKAQLQRIYATAWETPEQLAEYKRRKEEALRRDHRKLGKELGLFIFSDLVGPGLPLWTPKGTLLRSLLEDFLKQEQLKRGYLPVVTPHIAKVDLFKKSGHWQKYKEDMFPLMAENADLAALEQGFVMKPMNCPFHIQIYQSELRSYRELPMRLAEFGTVYRYEQSGELGGLTRVRGFTVDDSHLFVTPEQLDDEFLNVVDLILSVFQKLQLKNFKARLSFRDPASDKYIGSDEVWDKAEGAIRRAVEKLGMNHFEGIGEAAFYGPKLDFIFQDALEREWQLGTVQVDYNLPERFELEYVAEDGSRKRPVMIHRAPFGSLERLIGILIEEYAGDFPLWLAPVQARLLPVGDAQLDFTKDVAAKMLALGIRAEVDNSGDRLGKLIRNAEKDKIPVMAVVGAKEVETNSLSIRTRASGELGAIPVDEVVQKMKDAIANYENF; encoded by the coding sequence ATGGTTCAGCAGCCAATGTCGCCTAATCAAGACCCCAACAATCAGCCAGAACAACCAGAAAAAATCTACTTACCGCGTACCAGCGAATCAGAAACCTTAAAAAAGATTCGCCACACCGCTTCCCATGTAATGGCAATGGCAGTGCAGAAGCTGTTTCCCAAGGCGCAAGTTACAATTGGCCCCTGGATTGAGAATGGATTTTATTACGACTTTGACAATCCAGAGCCATTTAGTGATAAGGATCTCAAAGCCATCCAAAAAGAGATGGTGAAGATTATTAATCGTAAACTGCCAGTAATTCGGGAAGAAGTCAGCCGCGAAGAAGCCCAACGGCGCATTCAAGAAATTAAGGAACCTTATAAATTAGAAATCCTGGCAGATATTAAACAAGAACCGATCACAATTTACCACTTAGGAGAAGATTGGTGGGATTTGTGCGCCGGGCCTCATGTGGAAAACACCAAAGAATTAAACCCAAAAGCAATTGAGTTAGAAAGTGTTGCGGGTGCTTATTGGCGTGGGGATGAAACCAAAGCCCAATTGCAACGCATTTATGCCACCGCTTGGGAAACTCCCGAACAATTAGCCGAGTACAAGCGCCGAAAAGAAGAAGCCTTAAGACGCGACCACCGCAAACTCGGTAAAGAATTGGGCTTATTTATCTTTTCTGACCTAGTAGGGCCGGGTTTACCTTTGTGGACTCCTAAAGGTACTTTGTTGCGGAGTCTTTTAGAAGACTTCCTCAAGCAAGAGCAGTTAAAACGCGGTTATTTGCCTGTAGTAACACCGCACATTGCCAAAGTCGATTTATTTAAAAAATCTGGACACTGGCAGAAATATAAAGAAGATATGTTTCCCTTGATGGCAGAAAATGCAGATTTAGCTGCCTTGGAACAAGGTTTCGTCATGAAACCTATGAATTGTCCTTTTCATATCCAAATATATCAAAGTGAGTTACGTTCCTACCGAGAGCTACCAATGCGGTTGGCAGAGTTCGGGACTGTTTACCGATATGAACAATCAGGAGAGTTAGGCGGATTAACTCGGGTGCGTGGTTTCACCGTAGATGATTCCCACTTGTTTGTGACCCCCGAACAGTTAGACGACGAGTTCCTGAATGTAGTGGACTTGATTTTGTCTGTCTTCCAAAAACTGCAACTGAAGAACTTTAAAGCTAGACTTAGTTTCCGTGATCCAGCCAGCGATAAGTATATCGGTTCTGATGAGGTGTGGGATAAAGCCGAGGGTGCAATTCGCCGTGCTGTAGAAAAGTTGGGGATGAACCACTTTGAAGGTATTGGGGAAGCTGCATTTTACGGGCCGAAACTCGACTTTATTTTCCAAGATGCTTTGGAAAGGGAATGGCAATTAGGAACTGTACAGGTAGATTACAACTTACCAGAACGCTTTGAGTTAGAGTACGTCGCTGAAGATGGTTCGCGCAAACGTCCGGTAATGATTCACCGTGCGCCTTTCGGTTCTCTAGAACGGTTGATTGGGATTTTAATCGAAGAGTATGCAGGGGATTTCCCCTTATGGTTAGCACCAGTGCAAGCGAGATTGTTACCTGTAGGCGATGCACAGCTTGACTTTACCAAAGATGTAGCCGCAAAGATGCTGGCTTTGGGTATTCGCGCCGAAGTTGATAATAGTGGCGATCGCTTGGGTAAACTCATCCGCAACGCTGAAAAAGATAAAATACCCGTGATGGCAGTTGTCGGTGCTAAGGAAGTGGAAACCAACTCCTTAAGCATCCGCACCCGCGCTTCTGGGGAGTTAGGCGCTATACCTGTGGATGAAGTGGTGCAGAAGATGAAGGATGCGATCGCTAACTACGAGAACTTCTAA
- a CDS encoding DUF2605 domain-containing protein, which produces MSDSNISGTELLKTLLEPLLDDFQYWFTRSRNFLETERLSFMNEQEQLDLLSRVKQAQEELNTARMLFSATEGQVGIDMATMTPWHQLVTECWNVAARFRSQQSN; this is translated from the coding sequence ATGTCAGACTCGAACATATCGGGAACTGAGCTGCTAAAGACTCTACTGGAACCGTTGTTAGACGATTTTCAGTATTGGTTTACGCGATCGCGTAACTTTCTGGAAACTGAGCGGCTCTCATTTATGAATGAACAAGAGCAGTTAGACTTGTTATCGCGTGTTAAGCAAGCCCAGGAAGAACTAAATACAGCAAGAATGCTGTTTTCTGCTACTGAAGGGCAAGTTGGAATTGATATGGCAACGATGACACCTTGGCATCAATTAGTAACTGAATGCTGGAATGTGGCAGCACGCTTTCGTTCTCAGCAATCTAACTAA
- a CDS encoding DUF2973 domain-containing protein gives MLHLLYILAFTILALIAVANLIRNLIMFSFDRDGLRSGGGSYSRNSQVGNQGGYGYLSSNKQITPHPELLDSTGKFIKEPLLVMRSINVEDARQQLDALYESSPGQKSEKSEEA, from the coding sequence ATGTTACACCTGCTCTATATTCTGGCTTTCACGATTTTGGCTCTCATAGCTGTTGCTAACTTAATTCGCAACTTAATCATGTTTAGTTTTGATCGTGATGGGTTGCGTTCTGGTGGCGGAAGTTACTCAAGGAACTCCCAAGTTGGAAATCAGGGAGGCTATGGTTATCTATCGTCCAACAAACAGATCACACCACATCCAGAATTATTGGATAGCACAGGTAAGTTTATTAAAGAGCCTCTGTTGGTTATGCGTTCTATTAATGTTGAAGATGCCCGTCAACAATTAGATGCTCTTTATGAATCTTCCCCAGGACAGAAAAGCGAAAAATCAGAAGAAGCATAG
- a CDS encoding nitroreductase family protein, which translates to MSSITQTQALDVPSAIIQRRSIKTFKKDAIAPELLKQLVELTVAAPSSFNIQDWRIILIQDEAKKAALAAAAWNQKQIIEAPVTFVFAADPSVGEGDLTPIFETALATGAWNEGTINYFKNSIPQFQAGLGDKRREYAIKDAIIAATHLVLAAESLGLSTCFMNGWVEDKVKEVIGAADNSDLAIAVVVPVGYAAEPRLNPGRLPLSSNVFVDRIDNPYIG; encoded by the coding sequence ATGAGTAGCATCACCCAAACTCAAGCTTTAGATGTACCAAGCGCTATAATTCAACGCCGCTCGATCAAAACCTTTAAGAAAGATGCGATCGCACCAGAATTACTCAAGCAACTAGTAGAGTTAACAGTAGCCGCACCCAGTAGCTTTAATATTCAAGATTGGCGAATTATTCTTATTCAAGATGAAGCGAAAAAAGCAGCCCTCGCCGCCGCCGCTTGGAACCAAAAACAAATTATTGAAGCACCAGTTACTTTTGTCTTTGCAGCTGATCCTAGTGTTGGGGAAGGAGATTTAACCCCAATTTTTGAAACAGCTTTAGCAACTGGAGCTTGGAACGAAGGTACAATCAATTATTTTAAAAACTCAATACCCCAATTTCAAGCAGGTTTAGGAGATAAGCGTCGGGAGTACGCAATTAAAGATGCTATCATTGCCGCGACTCATTTAGTATTAGCGGCAGAAAGCTTGGGCTTGTCTACCTGCTTCATGAACGGTTGGGTTGAAGACAAAGTTAAAGAAGTGATTGGCGCGGCAGATAATTCTGATTTAGCGATCGCAGTTGTAGTCCCTGTCGGTTATGCAGCCGAACCCCGCTTAAACCCTGGTCGTTTGCCACTATCTAGCAATGTCTTTGTAGACAGAATTGATAATCCTTACATTGGATAA
- a CDS encoding alkene reductase: protein MSTNINLFSPYQLGELELANRIVMAPLTRQRAGGGNVPHQLNAIYYAQRASAGLIIAEATQVTPQGQGYPHTPGIHSPEQVAGWKLVTEAVHQQGGRIFLQLWHVGRISHPDLQPDGVLPIAPSAIAPKGEVFTYEGKKPYVIPRALETSEIPDIVEQFRQGAANALEAGFDGVEIHSANGYLIDQFLRDSTNQRTDKYGGSVENRARLLLEITEAVTSVWDSQRVGVRLSPSGTFNDISDSNPLETFGYAAQALNRFNLAYLHIFEALEADIRHGATIVPTSYLRERFTGTLIVNGGYTREKADSVLANNAADLIAFGTLFISNPDLPERLALNAPLNQPDPSTFYGGGEKGYTDYPFLELASK from the coding sequence ATGTCTACAAATATCAACTTATTTTCTCCTTACCAATTGGGAGAATTAGAATTAGCCAACCGTATCGTCATGGCTCCCTTAACTAGACAAAGAGCTGGCGGAGGAAATGTACCACATCAATTGAATGCAATTTATTATGCTCAACGTGCCTCAGCTGGATTAATTATTGCTGAAGCCACACAAGTTACACCCCAAGGACAAGGTTATCCGCATACACCAGGGATTCATTCCCCGGAACAAGTTGCAGGTTGGAAACTAGTAACTGAGGCTGTACATCAACAAGGTGGAAGAATTTTTCTGCAATTGTGGCATGTCGGCAGAATTTCTCACCCTGATTTACAACCAGATGGGGTATTACCTATAGCACCTTCTGCTATTGCGCCTAAAGGTGAAGTGTTTACTTACGAGGGAAAGAAACCCTATGTTATTCCTCGTGCTTTGGAAACATCAGAAATTCCAGACATTGTAGAACAATTTCGCCAAGGAGCGGCAAACGCCTTAGAGGCTGGGTTTGATGGGGTAGAGATTCATAGTGCTAATGGTTATTTAATTGACCAGTTTCTTAGGGATAGTACAAATCAACGTACAGACAAGTATGGCGGTTCAGTAGAAAATCGCGCCCGGTTGTTGTTAGAAATCACTGAAGCGGTGACGAGTGTGTGGGATTCTCAACGGGTGGGTGTCCGACTCTCACCTAGTGGCACATTTAACGATATTAGTGATTCAAATCCCTTAGAAACATTTGGTTACGCGGCTCAAGCTTTGAACCGTTTCAACTTGGCATACTTACATATTTTCGAGGCTCTAGAGGCAGACATTAGACACGGCGCGACAATTGTACCAACTAGTTATCTGCGAGAACGCTTTACAGGGACACTCATCGTTAATGGTGGTTATACCCGTGAAAAGGCTGATAGTGTACTAGCAAATAACGCAGCCGATTTAATTGCTTTTGGTACTTTGTTTATCTCCAACCCTGATTTGCCTGAACGCTTGGCACTAAATGCACCACTAAATCAGCCAGATCCCTCAACCTTTTATGGCGGTGGGGAAAAAGGTTATACAGATTATCCATTTTTAGAACTTGCTAGTAAATAA
- the trxA gene encoding thioredoxin, with amino-acid sequence MSSVTNVTEATFKQEVLDSTVPVLVDFWAPWCGPCRMVAPVVDEVASEYNGQVKVVKLNTDQNPTVASHYGIRSIPTLMVFKGGRQVDTVVGAVSKITLNKTLAQHIQEQ; translated from the coding sequence ATGTCATCCGTTACAAATGTCACAGAAGCGACATTCAAACAAGAAGTGTTGGACAGTACCGTTCCAGTTTTAGTGGACTTTTGGGCCCCGTGGTGCGGCCCTTGTCGGATGGTAGCGCCAGTGGTGGATGAAGTTGCTAGCGAATACAATGGACAAGTCAAAGTGGTGAAGTTGAATACAGATCAAAATCCCACAGTTGCCAGCCATTATGGCATCCGTAGCATTCCTACATTAATGGTTTTTAAGGGAGGAAGGCAAGTTGATACAGTCGTCGGGGCTGTTTCTAAAATTACATTGAATAAGACTTTAGCACAGCATATTCAAGAACAATAG
- a CDS encoding ArsR/SmtB family transcription factor: protein MRFLYHPDRKDILLPGVLYALGDPVRLEIVRLLATKGEQCCADFDFAIAKSTMSNHFKILRESGVVMTRKEGTQHINRLRCEDLEVLFPGLLEAVLRSAQPLLTCQQSIVVK, encoded by the coding sequence ATGAGATTTTTATATCATCCAGACCGAAAAGACATTTTGTTACCAGGAGTGCTGTACGCCTTAGGTGATCCAGTACGGCTGGAGATTGTGCGCCTGTTGGCAACTAAGGGGGAGCAATGTTGTGCTGACTTTGATTTTGCGATCGCCAAATCCACCATGTCTAACCACTTCAAGATTTTACGAGAGTCTGGTGTAGTGATGACTCGTAAAGAAGGAACACAGCACATTAATAGATTGCGGTGTGAAGACTTAGAAGTGCTGTTTCCAGGGTTACTAGAGGCGGTACTGCGATCGGCTCAACCGTTGTTGACTTGTCAACAGTCAATAGTTGTTAAATAG